Part of the Pedobacter roseus genome is shown below.
CACCGGTACAAATTTCACCAATACGGTTGCGTTTTCTGGCGGAACAGACGGGATTGTTTACCGTTTATCGATAGCAGATCTTGATAGCAAGGGCATTATTTCTACTACCCGTTTTAAAAGGCAAACGGCCAATCTTAACATCAATGCTAAAATTACCGATAAAATAAGGGTAGAGGGACTGGCACAATACAACCTGGAGCGCGGATTTAATCGTACATTGGCCGGAGATGCACTGGGCAACCCTAACTGGACCCCTTATGAAGTAGCCAATACCGTTGATGTGCGGTGGCTTGCACCAGGTTACGATGCTGCCGGAAATCAGACGCCATGGAACGATGCCGGTATTGCCACCAATGGTTATTTTGTGATCAACAAATACCAGCAGGATGATACCAAAAACAGGTTTATAGGGCAGGGATCGATTACCTACGATATTGTAAAAAACTTTTCGCTGAAAGGGGTAATCAGTCGCGATTTTTACAATTATAACTATACCAGTATTCTTCCTACCGGTGATATCTACATCCCTAACGGACAATATACCGGATTAAAATCTGATGTTTCAGAAACCAATGCACTATTAACGGGAAATTATAAAACAAGAATTGCCGATAAAGTGGGGATTTCGGTACTGGGTGGGGTAAACAGCCGCAGATTTGAAAACAAACAGTTGAACATGGATGGTTTAACTTTCACCATCCCGTATTTTTACAGTTATAAAAACCTGGCCACTTCCAGTACTATTCCAACCCATCAAAGAATCAGGACCAATTCTATTTTCGGTTCGGCAGATATCGACTATAATAACCTGTTATTTTTAACCTATACGGCAAGAAACGATTGGTTTTCTACGTTGAGTCCTCAAAATAACAGCATTTTGTACCAAAGTGTGGGCGGAAGTTTTGTTTTATCACAAGCGGTTAAACTTCCCGAGGCATTTGATATTTTGAGGGTAAGGGCATCATGGGCCGAAGTGGGCGGTGGTGCAGCAGATCCTTACCGCATTAACCTGAGTTACAGTAATGTTCCAAGTTCTGGCTTGCCATTACAAAACGTAACCAGTAACGATATTACCAACCAGAACCTAAAACCTTATACATCTACTACTTACGAAGGTGGTGTAGAATTAAAAATGTTCAAAGGTAGATTAGGACTTGACTTAACGGCATATAGCCGTAAAACCACCAATGATATTTTAAATGCGGCAATTTCTTCAACCTCTGGTTATAATAATGCCGTGTTGAATGTTGGCGAGCTGAGCAATAAGGGGATAGAAGCCTTGCTAACCGGAACACCGATTTCTAAAAGTAAGTTCAGCTGGAATATCAGTTATAACCTGGCCTATAATAAAAGTAAGGTGATCCAACTGGTAGAAGGAACCAATAGTTTTCAGGTGGCCAGCTCAGTAGGTAACTGGGGCTATATCAATCAAACGGTTGGCAGTGCTTACGGAACGATTGTGGGCACCAGGATGTTGAGGAATGCTGAGGGACAGATTGTGTACAATTCAGCAACCAACCGTCCGGTAGCTACCGGTTTGCAGGAGCTTGGCGATGGGGTACCTCCTTTAACAATGGGCTTAAACCAGGATTTCCGTATCGGAGCCTTCAACATTAGTTTTTTGGTTGATGGAAAGTTCGGTAACAAGGTATTTTCGATAAAAGAGGTATATGCTACCCGTTTAGGCCTGATGAAGTCGACCCTTGAGGGAAGGGAGAACGGATTAACCCTTAGTGGTGTTGATCAGGCGGGAAATCCTTATTCGGCCACCATTCCGGTATCAGGATTGAGGGCTTATTATAACGACCTGCGTAACTATTCGGAGCTTTTTGTTCATGATGGCAGCTTTATTAAATTAAGACAGGCCATTATTTCTTACAACATCCCGGTTGAAAACCTTAAAGCGGTTAAAATACAATCGGCAAGTATCTCGTTTGTGGCCAGAAACATCCTTACACTCTATAAAAAGACCGATACCTTCGATCCTGAATCGAGTTATACCAATGGCAATGCCCAGGGTTTCGAATCGATCGGTTTACCAAGAACACGAACTTTTGGTCTGAATTTAATGGTTAAATTTTAAAGGATTTAGAAATGAAAATGTACACTCAAAAATATAAAGCCGTTTTAGCCTTTTTGCTAGGAGCTGTTGCCCTCACTTCCTGTACCAAAGATTTTCAGGAAATCAATACCGATCCAGAGGCTTCGGCAACGGTTCAGCCCGCATTTGTTTTTACCAAAGCACTATACGATGGTGCTAAAAACAACCTCAATTTATTGCTTGGTACCATGCAATATACCACGAGTTTTAACGATGTAGCTGGTTTTGGATCGAAATATGTATCCAGCCAGAGCCAGCAATCGAGCGGAGTATTCGGTGCAGCCTATTATCAGGAAATCAATGAGCTGGCATTGGTTATTAATGCGGTGGGTCAAAATCCCGATCAGGTTAACCTACTGGCTTCGGCGAGGATATGGAGAGCCTATTGCTACAGCAGGATTACCGATCTGTACGGCGATATACCTTACAGCGAGGCGGTTAAAGGTTATACTGAGGCCAATTATAAACCTGCTTACGATGCGCAAAAAAACATTTACGCCGATATGTTAAAAGAGCTGGACGAAGCCGCTAAAAGCTTTAATCCGGCCAAGACAAACTTTGGGGCTGCAGATTTAATTTACGCCGGTAATAACGATAAGTGGAAAAAGTTTGCTTATTCGCTGATGCTCCGGTTGGGGATGCGTATGACAAAGGTTGATCCGGTACTTGCCGAAACCTGGGTTAAAAAAGCAATTGCTGGTGGAGTAATTACCGATGATGCTGATATTGCGAAAATCAATTATTTAAACGCCGGGCAGGACATCAACAAAAACCCGATTGCACTTAAACTGTATAACGATGATTATATCAAGGCCGATGGAAACAGCAATACAGAAGGAGGGAAATACCAGGAACCTTTTATTACCTACCTGAAAAACAATAAAGATCCAAGGCTGGCCATTCTTTCTGTGGTATATGTTAACGGTGCGCCCGATACCTCATCGGCCATCCAGAAAGGAATGCCTGCAACTTTGAGTGCAAAGCCCACTAATTTTGTTACCTATTCAGAGCCGAATCAAAAAACGGTTCTCCTGCTTTCGGGTGCCAAACTGCTGTTTACCACAGCCGAAAGCAATTTTCTGCTGGCAGAGGCTTCGTTAAGAGGCTGGTACACCGGAGACGCTTCAACATTATATGAGGCAGGCATTAAATCGGCCATGAAACAATGGGCCATTATTGCACCTGGCGACGGGGCGATTTCAGATCTGCAGATCAATACCTACATTAAATACCATAAGCTAAATGCAGCAGGTACTTTTGATCAAAAAATGGCACAAATTTATACTGAGTTCTGGTTAGCCGCTTTTCCGGATGCGCAGGAGGCATTTGCCAGCTACAGAAGAACAGGTTATCCCGCTTTGGTACCAGTTGTGTATGTAGGAAATGCAACCGGAGGCAAAATTTTTCGTAGAATGTTGTACCCGCTTACCGAGCAGAATTTAAACAAAGCATCTTACAATGCAGCAGTGGCCAGACAGGGTGCTGATGATTTCATGACCCGTATCTGGTGGGATAAACTTTAATTTTTTATTTGCTAACCTGCAGGGCAATGTTCTTAAGTTAATGTTTTTAACCACAGATAAAGACAGATTTGTATAGCTGTTTGTATCCTTTCTTATCTCCCGAAAGGATGGGACAAGTTGTGGTTAAATTATTTTTACCTGTGCCAATGGCTTAACTTAATGAAATTGCCCTGTGGGTTTCTTAACTCATGTTTAAATGATAAAAAAAATACTTTTTCTTTGGCTTTTAGCCTCAGGCAGTGCGGCTTTTGCCCAAAAAAACGATGTGGTGGAAGATGAAACCTCCAGCGGTTACAACCTCAATAAACCTGAAAGGGAAGAGTGGCTAAAAAATACCGGGGCAGGCCTGTTTATCCATTTTAACGTAGATGCGCAGTTAGGCATTGTAATCAGTCATTCGCTGGTGGGTGCTTCTGATGATTTTACCGAACGCTATTTTAATGAGCTGCCTAAAACCTTTAATCCATCATCTTTCAATCCCCGCGAAATAGCGGAGCTGGCAAAACTGGCAGGCATGAAATACATCGTTTTTACAACCAAGCACCATGCGGGATTCTGTTTCTGGGATACTAAAACAACTGATTTTAACATCACCAAAACCCCTTATAAAAAGGATTTACTGAAAGAATTTGTAGCAGCCACGAGGGCCGCCGGACTGGATGTTGGTTTTTACTTTTCTCCTGAAGATTTTTATTTCCTGCATCAACACCAGATTCCCATCAGCAGGAATGTAACCAACCTTAGTGCGGAGGTTAAAAAGGAATATGCCGAGTATAACCGCAAACAAACCGAAGAACTGATGCGCAATTACGGTAAAATTGATGTGTTGTTTATCGACGGCGATCCAAAGGAAACCGTTAAAGAAACAGCCTGGAAATTACAGCCTGATATTTTAATTACACGAGGTGCCATTTTAACGCCTGAGCAAACACTGCCCGGTGCCAAAATTACCCAACCCTGGCTCTCGCCGATTACCATGGGAACAGCCTGGCAATACCAGCCAACAAACGACCGTTATAAATCGGGCAGTCAACTCATTCAGTTATTGATCGAAGCACGTTCGAAAGGTGGCTCGCTTCTGCTCAATGTTGGGCCTAAAGCAAATGGTGCCCTGGCCGATGAACAGGAAAACCGTTTGAGGGAAATGGCTGGCTGGTATTTTATCAATAACGAAAGTATGGATGGTACACGCAGCTGGGTGGTAAGTAAAGAAGATAATATCTATTATACCTACAAAGCCCCCGGCACTTTATATGCATTTGTGATGGATGCAGATAAATGGAAGGAGGCCGAACGTAAAACTTTTCTGCTGCTTTCGGTAAAGTCAACCGATAGCACGAAAATCAGTGTACTTGGGCAGAACAGTAAAATTATTGAATACAAACCCGATTTAGATGTTTCATCACGCTTTAAACAGTTTAAACAAGGTATAGAAGTTTCGGTGGTAAAGGCCCAAAGGATTTATGATGACCACCGCTGGCCAAATCCGGTTGTCATTAAAATAGAAAATATCAAACCAGTATTTGCTGAGGCTGCTATTTTACAAACCGGGTTATTCAGGAATGCAGCACAGGGTATGTTGCTGAAAGGAAAAGTATTAAACTATACCACCACCAGGCCTGAGCAGGCAGGATTTTATTACCGTCCTTATCGCGGACAAGTGGAAACACTTTACGCTGATGACTGGAAAAAAACAGAAACTGTTAAGATAAATACCGATGGCAGTTACGAAGTTTTATTGAAGAACCTTAAAAAAGATACGGCTTACGAATATAAAAGTTTTGCCATTCAGGAAAATGTAAGCATAGAAGGTGAAAGCAAAATAATCCCTATTTTGCATTAATATAAATCATGGAGCTTTTGAAAAAGATGTTTTTTAAATACCGTTTTTTTGCTTTCCTTAACCTTACGCTACAATTTGTTTGCTTTTTCAGTTTTGGGCAACAAATTAATATTATCCCTAAACCGGTCGCTGTGGAGCAAAGGGTAGGGGCGTTTAAAATTAATTCGAAAACTCAGATTTTATCTGGTACAAAATCAGCTTTGGCCAGTGCCGGTTTTCTTAAAACTTATGTTAAATCACTTACAGGGTTAAATTTAAAAGCGACTCAAACGGCAGCTGTTGCTAAAAATGGTATTCAATTGCTTATCGATCCGGTAAAGGTTAAACATGCAGAAGGATACGAATTAGAGGTGAGTGCTGCCGCAGTGAAAATTACGGCTGCAGATGGTTCAGGGCTATTTTATGGATTACAGTCACTTATACAGATCATCAAGCAATCAAAAACAGGCCAGTTCTCAGTTCCGGCATGCAAAATAATAGATTACCCTGCATTTTCATACCGTGGTATGCACCTTGATGTAAGCCGCAACCTATTCAGTACGGCGACCATTAAAAAATGGCTGGACATGCTGGCTTTTTATAAAATCAATACTTTTCACTGGCACCTCACCGATGATCAGGGCTGGAGGATCGAGATAAAAAAGTATCCCGAACTGCAGCGCACCGCTGCCTGGAGAAATGAAACACTAATCGGGCATAAACGTACCGAACCGCATCTTTTTGATGGTCAGCGATATGGTGGTTATTACAGCCAGGAAGATGTTAAAGATATTGTGGCTTATGCCATGGCAAGGAAAATAACGGTAATCCCTGAAATTGAAATGCCTGGCCATGCGCTGGCGGCTTTAACGGCATATCCCGGGTTGGGCTGTACCGGTGGGCCATACCAGGTGGCTACCTACTGGGGTGTTTTTGATGATGTTTTTTGTGCCGGTAACGATAAAACTTTTGCTTTTATATCAGATGTGTTGGATGAGGTGATTACCCTGTTCCCTGCAAAATATATCCATATCGGTGGCGATGAATGTCCTAAAACCCGTTGGAAAGTTTGTCCGAAGTGCCAGAAACGCATTAAAGATGAAAATTTAAAAGATGAACATGAACT
Proteins encoded:
- a CDS encoding SusC/RagA family TonB-linked outer membrane protein, producing the protein MRILYLFRAAKSCCLIAMLCSCSIFCYAQLMANNLVHANKTKQVAADGKMQLKTAIELIKKKFDIKIAYREGILENKSINLSQNELAGFLDPGLALRQTLNGTQLAFNKINDAQFIIVELGSDQQRADVIKGTVFGANDNLPLIGATVYIKGTKTGASTDAQGQFSLTVPSEVKGQPIVLSVASVGFEPLEVAVADFKTPLTIKLQESSSKLSDVVVTALGIKRDTKALGYSVTEVKGSEFTQARENNIANALTGKVAGVNATGLSTGPGGSSRVIIRGNGSFNGNNQPLYVVNGMPIDNSVPGGAATTNTLGNNVDRGDGIGSINPDDIESITVLKGGTAAALYGSRASNGVILITTKKGRKQKGIGVEYNSTYTIEQAINDNDYQYEYGQGLNGVKPMTKNDAIATGRLSFGAKIDGSDYVAADGLTHPYTAQKDNIKNFYSTGTNFTNTVAFSGGTDGIVYRLSIADLDSKGIISTTRFKRQTANLNINAKITDKIRVEGLAQYNLERGFNRTLAGDALGNPNWTPYEVANTVDVRWLAPGYDAAGNQTPWNDAGIATNGYFVINKYQQDDTKNRFIGQGSITYDIVKNFSLKGVISRDFYNYNYTSILPTGDIYIPNGQYTGLKSDVSETNALLTGNYKTRIADKVGISVLGGVNSRRFENKQLNMDGLTFTIPYFYSYKNLATSSTIPTHQRIRTNSIFGSADIDYNNLLFLTYTARNDWFSTLSPQNNSILYQSVGGSFVLSQAVKLPEAFDILRVRASWAEVGGGAADPYRINLSYSNVPSSGLPLQNVTSNDITNQNLKPYTSTTYEGGVELKMFKGRLGLDLTAYSRKTTNDILNAAISSTSGYNNAVLNVGELSNKGIEALLTGTPISKSKFSWNISYNLAYNKSKVIQLVEGTNSFQVASSVGNWGYINQTVGSAYGTIVGTRMLRNAEGQIVYNSATNRPVATGLQELGDGVPPLTMGLNQDFRIGAFNISFLVDGKFGNKVFSIKEVYATRLGLMKSTLEGRENGLTLSGVDQAGNPYSATIPVSGLRAYYNDLRNYSELFVHDGSFIKLRQAIISYNIPVENLKAVKIQSASISFVARNILTLYKKTDTFDPESSYTNGNAQGFESIGLPRTRTFGLNLMVKF
- a CDS encoding SusD/RagB family nutrient-binding outer membrane lipoprotein; amino-acid sequence: MYTQKYKAVLAFLLGAVALTSCTKDFQEINTDPEASATVQPAFVFTKALYDGAKNNLNLLLGTMQYTTSFNDVAGFGSKYVSSQSQQSSGVFGAAYYQEINELALVINAVGQNPDQVNLLASARIWRAYCYSRITDLYGDIPYSEAVKGYTEANYKPAYDAQKNIYADMLKELDEAAKSFNPAKTNFGAADLIYAGNNDKWKKFAYSLMLRLGMRMTKVDPVLAETWVKKAIAGGVITDDADIAKINYLNAGQDINKNPIALKLYNDDYIKADGNSNTEGGKYQEPFITYLKNNKDPRLAILSVVYVNGAPDTSSAIQKGMPATLSAKPTNFVTYSEPNQKTVLLLSGAKLLFTTAESNFLLAEASLRGWYTGDASTLYEAGIKSAMKQWAIIAPGDGAISDLQINTYIKYHKLNAAGTFDQKMAQIYTEFWLAAFPDAQEAFASYRRTGYPALVPVVYVGNATGGKIFRRMLYPLTEQNLNKASYNAAVARQGADDFMTRIWWDKL
- a CDS encoding alpha-L-fucosidase, with protein sequence MIKKILFLWLLASGSAAFAQKNDVVEDETSSGYNLNKPEREEWLKNTGAGLFIHFNVDAQLGIVISHSLVGASDDFTERYFNELPKTFNPSSFNPREIAELAKLAGMKYIVFTTKHHAGFCFWDTKTTDFNITKTPYKKDLLKEFVAATRAAGLDVGFYFSPEDFYFLHQHQIPISRNVTNLSAEVKKEYAEYNRKQTEELMRNYGKIDVLFIDGDPKETVKETAWKLQPDILITRGAILTPEQTLPGAKITQPWLSPITMGTAWQYQPTNDRYKSGSQLIQLLIEARSKGGSLLLNVGPKANGALADEQENRLREMAGWYFINNESMDGTRSWVVSKEDNIYYTYKAPGTLYAFVMDADKWKEAERKTFLLLSVKSTDSTKISVLGQNSKIIEYKPDLDVSSRFKQFKQGIEVSVVKAQRIYDDHRWPNPVVIKIENIKPVFAEAAILQTGLFRNAAQGMLLKGKVLNYTTTRPEQAGFYYRPYRGQVETLYADDWKKTETVKINTDGSYEVLLKNLKKDTAYEYKSFAIQENVSIEGESKIIPILH